One stretch of Danio rerio strain Tuebingen ecotype United States chromosome 6, GRCz12tu, whole genome shotgun sequence DNA includes these proteins:
- the igfbp5a gene encoding insulin-like growth factor-binding protein 5a precursor produces the protein MLLSLYALVAFVWGLTGISASFVPCEPCDQKAMSMCPPVRNGCQVVKEPGCGCCLTCALIEGQACGVYTGTCGRGLRCLPRIGEEKPLHALLYGKGVCMNEKLSPYKSMHMPKDQESDEDGMVSEVTEDLLPQAKVPLFQRDHINSKKAQAMRKDRKRQQAKLRTRSHVDYSLFGMEKHQSDIGPCRRKLDGIVQRMKDTSRVMALSLYLPNCDKKGFFKRKQCKPSRGRKRGICWCVDKHGVQMPGTDFNGGNIQCKEVESHSNNNE, from the exons ATGCTGCTAAGTTTGTATGCTCTGGTGGCATTTGTATGGGGACTAACCGGCATTTCTGCGTCGTTCGTGCCATGTGAGCCGTGTGACCAGAAAGCAATGTCCATGTGTCCTCCGGTGCGGAACGGGTGTCAGGTGGTGAAAGAGCCCGGCTGCGGATGCTGCTTGACCTGCGCGCTCATCGAGGGACAGGCGTGTGGAGTCTACACGGGTACATGTGGACGAGGACTGCGATGCCTTCCTCGGATTGGGGAGGAAAAGCCGCTGCACGCTCTGCTTTACGGCAAAGGAGTTTGCATGAACGAGAAACTAAGTCCATACAAATCAATGCATATGCCAAAGG ATCAAGAGTCAGATGAAGATGGCATGGTTTCAGAGGTAACAGAGGATCTGCTTCCTCAGGCCAAGGTTCCATTATTCCAGCGAGATCATATTAACAGCAAGAAGGCTCAGGCCATGCGAAAGGATCGGAAGAGACAACAAGCTAAGCTCCGGACCAGGAGCCATGTTGACTACTCACTTTTTGGAATGGAAAAACATCAGTCTGACATT GGTCCATGCCGAAGAAAGCTAGATGGAATTGTACAGAGGATGAAGGACACTTCCAGAGTGATGGCTCTTTCTTTATACCTACCTAACTGTGACAAGAAAGGCTTCTTCAAGCGCAAACAG TGTAAGCCCTCTAGGGGGCGCAAGCGGGGCATCTGCTGGTGTGTAGACAAGCATGGAGTTCAAATGCCGGGCACTGACTTTAATGGAGGCAACATCCAGTGTAAAGAAGTTGAAAGCCACAGCAACAACAACGAATGA
- the igfbp5a gene encoding insulin-like growth factor-binding protein 5a isoform X1 — MVSEVTEDLLPQAKVPLFQRDHINSKKAQAMRKDRKRQQAKLRTRSHVDYSLFGMEKHQSDIGPCRRKLDGIVQRMKDTSRVMALSLYLPNCDKKGFFKRKQCKPSRGRKRGICWCVDKHGVQMPGTDFNGGNIQCKEVESHSNNNE; from the exons ATGGTTTCAGAGGTAACAGAGGATCTGCTTCCTCAGGCCAAGGTTCCATTATTCCAGCGAGATCATATTAACAGCAAGAAGGCTCAGGCCATGCGAAAGGATCGGAAGAGACAACAAGCTAAGCTCCGGACCAGGAGCCATGTTGACTACTCACTTTTTGGAATGGAAAAACATCAGTCTGACATT GGTCCATGCCGAAGAAAGCTAGATGGAATTGTACAGAGGATGAAGGACACTTCCAGAGTGATGGCTCTTTCTTTATACCTACCTAACTGTGACAAGAAAGGCTTCTTCAAGCGCAAACAG TGTAAGCCCTCTAGGGGGCGCAAGCGGGGCATCTGCTGGTGTGTAGACAAGCATGGAGTTCAAATGCCGGGCACTGACTTTAATGGAGGCAACATCCAGTGTAAAGAAGTTGAAAGCCACAGCAACAACAACGAATGA